The following proteins are encoded in a genomic region of Nakaseomyces glabratus chromosome J, complete sequence:
- a CDS encoding uncharacterized protein (CAGL0J01870g~Putative Ca2+ ATPase): MVESYVMKAVEESVDDSVEETHEMLPSAPVLDEEAYELLNRPNPSLKFCTLSVGETVENLETDVDNGLSSEEEVVKRREIHGRNDFEEDDDESMIKKFLMSFVEDRLILLLIGSAVLSFAIGQIDDAVSISLAILIVVTVGFIQEYRSEKSLEALNKLVPTKCHLIRYGRESNTLASELVPGDLVRFKIGDRIPADVRIIEAVDLSIDESNLTGETEPLHKDAQTIDPEEYDNRNVPVSERSCIAYMGTLVKEGHGKGIVIGTGTNTSYGAIFEMVNSIEKPKTPLQETMDRLGTELSYISFFIIAIISIVGIIRGNSLLMMFQVSVSLAVAAIPEGLPIIVTVTLALGVLRMTKQNAIVRRLPSVETLGSVNVICTDKTGTLTTNHMTVSKLFCLDSSGTYENAISPEEDSEFDVHDNDVKETLTIANICNNAKYSEEHNLYIGNPTDVALIEVLTKFGIPDQRDSHEKMEELSFNSKRKYMAIKSSKESGEHVLYIKGAFERILDKSSYYLDKAGEVREFDEHSKVMVLEAAHSCASDGLRTIACAFKPTDSDNVISEDDINGLTFTGLFGLADPPRPNVKASIEKLHRGGVHIIMITGDSVNTAVSIAEKIGLSVQDRESSVMTGDKVSELTEDELSKVIDKVNIFARATPENKLNIVKALRKRGDIVAMTGDGVNDAPALKLADIGIAMGISGTDVAKEVSDMILTDDDFSSILTAIEEGKGIFNNIRNFLTFQLSISVATLSLIAITTIAKLPAPLNPMQILWINIIMDGPPAQSLGVEPVDSDVMDKPPRSREERILNMNILLRLLYLAICILVGTFYIFLKGMDENQQTTSKDITMTFTGFVFFAIFNAVACRHTTKSIFQIGLFSNRIFNIAILLSVCGQMCAVYIPFFQHIFKTENLGFYDLLTLVLVSSSVLIVDEIRKAIYALARVNEPVYSSEV; the protein is encoded by the coding sequence ATGGTTGAGAGTTATGTGATGAAAGCTGTGGAAGAGAGTGTGGATGATTCTGTGGAGGAGACGCATGAGATGCTGCCGAGTGCCCCTGTGCTGGATGAGGAAGCGTATGAGCTGCTGAACAGGCCCAATCCGAGTCTCAAGTTTTGCACGCTTTCTGTCGGGGAGACCGTGGAGAATCTCGAGACGGATGTGGACAATGGGTTGTCGTCGGAGGAAGAAGTCGTGAAGCGGAGGGAGATACATGGGAGGAACGATTTCGAGGAGGATGACGACGAGAGCATGATCAAGAAGTTCCTGATGAGCTTTGTGGAGGACAGGCTGATCCTGCTGCTGATAGGGTCGGCGGTGCTGTCATTTGCGATAGGCCAGATTGACGATGCAGTGAGTATATCGCTCGCGATACTGATCGTGGTAACCGTTGGGTTCATACAGGAGTACAGATCAGAGAAGTCCCTTGAGGCTCTTAACAAGCTTGTGCCCACGAAGTGTCACCTGATCAGGTATGGTAGGGAGTCTAATACGCTGGCGTCGGAGTTGGTCCCCGGTGACCTGGTGCGGTTCAAGATCGGGGACAGGATTCCTGCGGACGTGAGAATTATCGAGGCTGTAGACCTGTCCATTGATGAAAGTAATCTCACGGGTGAAACAGAACCGCTGCATAAGGATGCGCAGACCATCGACCCAGAAGAATATGACAATCGTAATGTTCCAGTCTCTGAGAGATCTTGTATCGCTTATATGGGTACTCTGGTCAAAGAAGGTCACGGTAAAGGTATCGTTATTGGAACCGGAACAAATACTTCCTATGGTGCTATTTTCGAGATGGTCAATAGCATTGAAAAGCCTAAGACGCCATTACAGGAGACAATGGACAGATTGGGAACCGAACTGTCATACATtagtttcttcatcattgcTATTATTTCCATAGTCGGAATCATTAGAGGTAACTCTTTGCTGATGATGTTCCAAGTGTCTGTGTCCTTGGCTGTCGCTGCGATCCCAGAAGGTCTACCTATTATTGTGACTGTTACTTTGGCTCTTGGTGTGTTGAGAATGACCAAGCAGAACGCTATTGTCAGAAGGTTACCAAGTGTTGAGACTTTGGGATCAGTCAATGTTATTTGCACAGATAAAACTGGTACTCTTACTACTAACCATATGACAGTGTCTAAGTTGTTTTGTTTAGACAGTAGTGGAACATACGAAAACGCAATATCTCCTGAGGAAGATTCAGAATTCGATGTACATGACAACGATGTTAAGGAAACGTTAACAATTGCAAATATTTGCAACAACGCAAAATATTCCGAAGAACACAATTTGTATATTGGTAATCCTACTGATGTGGCTCTGATAGAAGTGTTGACAAAATTTGGTATTCCCGATCAAAGGGACAGTCATGAAAAGATGGAAGAACTGTCATTTAActcaaagagaaaatacATGGCTATAAAGAGTTCCAAAGAATCAGGCGAGCATGTTTTATACATTAAAGGTGcctttgaaagaattttaGATAAGTCTAGCTATTATCTCGACAAAGCTGGTGAAGTCAGGGAATTTGATGAACACTCTAAGGTAATGGTCCTCGAAGCAGCACATTCGTGTGCTTCTGATGGGTTGCGTACGATTGCATGCGCTTTCAAACCAACTGATTCTGATAATGTTATTAGTGAAGATGATATCAATGGTTTAACCTTCACAGGTCTCTTTGGTTTAGCTGATCCCCCAAGGCCAAACGTCAAGGCGTCGATTGAAAAACTGCATAGAGGTGGAGTTCATATCATCATGATTACTGGTGATTCTGTAAACACAGCAGTTAGTATTGCCGAAAAGATTGGTCTGTCCGTTCAAGACAGGGAGAGTTCAGTTATGACAGGTGATAAGGTAAGTGAGCTCACTGAAGATGAGCTTTCGAAAGTCATTGATAAAGTTAACATATTTGCTAGAGCAACACCTGAGAATAAGTTGAATATTGTCAAAGCTCTTAGAAAACGTGGTGATATAGTTGCAATGACAGGTGACGGTGTAAACGATGCGCCAGCTTTAAAGTTAGCAGACATCGGAATTGCTATGGGAATTAGTGGTACAGACGTTGCCAAAGAAGTGTCAGATATGATTTTGACTGATGATGATTTCAGTTCTATATTAACAGCTATTGAAGAAGGTAAGGgtatttttaataatatcagGAATTTCTTGACGTTCCAATTGTCCATATCAGTTGCTACACTTTCATTAATTGCAATTACTACTATTGCAAAATTACCTGCGCCCTTAAACCCAATGCAAATTTTGTGgatcaatattatcatGGACGGTCCGCCAGCACAATCACTTGGTGTTGAACCTGTTGACTCTGATGTTATGGACAAGCCACCTAGAAGTAGAGAGGAAAGAATTTTGAACATGAACATACTTTTGAGATTATTATACCTGGCCATATGTATATTGGTAGGGACCTTTTacatatttttgaaaggtATGGACGAAAATCAGCAAACCACTTCAAAGGACATTACCATGACATTTACTGGGtttgttttctttgctaTTTTTAATGCTGTTGCATGTAGGCATACAACGAAGTCTATCTTCCAAATCGGCTTATTTAGCAACAGGATATTTAATATCGCTATTTTATTGTCTGTCTGTGGTCAAATGTGTGCTGTCTATATTCCATTTTTCCAGCATATCTTCAAGACTGAGAATTTGGGATTTTATGATTTATTAACACTTGTACTTGTTAGTAGTAGTGTTCTCattgttgatgaaattagAAAAGCTATTTACGCTCTAGCAAGAGTGAATGAGCCAGTATACTCCTCTGAAGTTTAA
- a CDS encoding uncharacterized protein (CAGL0J01800g~Putative adhesin-like cell wall protein (adhesin cluster VI); predicted GPI-anchor), which yields MKLILLIQLWWLTLVNTKSIYPGPTVLTGNQIFEDEVIIDNGGGLVLNDGSEYIFNGGYHGGKQCSIDINAAKGLPFTLTTSSDAKLFENGCVFKIRNANTGAKTIQSINFSPIEFKNTNKFILELGHTNSDASSRLILGSPEIVNSGEISYISTGVEIGDSNNEGNLLKIGRPTGSINNTGKISFDAASKYYLFGKVFGLGGSISVHRGTLYVDSLSFSNIIYLGSNTAVAFKNSISAPITVRGLETSSAISSAGSDGKFNYNDKTGLLVVTTSEGSFIYNIGCGYKSELILTSQTKTWYQGKLYDYFSVTFHQVPPTNTICVESSKEFRRVKSTLLDKYGDIKGWDIMNLFKRDGENVSPANAPANAPANPPANAQPDVNALANAPANPPANAPANPPANAPANAPANPPANAPVNAPANPPANAQPDVNAPANAPANAPANPPANAPANPPENPPANAPANPPANAPANAPANAPANAQPDVNAPANPPANPPANAPANPPANAQPDVDTPVNAAPNGPAKNGTYVGPQPKPNKPSQEEPNANSPAAGPANPQPQGNTPPVVQPANNDTSSNPQPKPDVNSNANSNANSNANSNANSPAAGPANPQPQGNTPPVVQPANNDTSSNPQPKPDVNSNANSNANSPAAGPANPQPQGNTPPVVQPANNDTSSNPQPKPDVNSNANSNANSPAAGPANPQPQGNTPPVVQPANNDTSNNPQPKPNSPLGKPPHVDTSTPSVNFQQPSVYSPTAKPSVINRFANSSSVVHPGIQPSNINSIGSQDIAGSSNGLSSKNSIAIGSPLAVLSPTEEPSISQRVVINPALSSSVKLSSSPQAYMNSSSTVSSSSKSSVETSNNRNSDNGYAKPSKVNSGIHLNPSSHNIDDSSKSASASPKSSKPSSASSNVSKPNPSGDNRVSTINSKKGNGLSSKATPSPKPNVNSSQGGKAGPGNGHSSNNVSKENEKPSTVKSNSGKSNTVKPTSGKSNTGKSEAQKPSTKTLSGSASQPKANQGPGGTQPTKGPSPGSNPAQQVNGGSLSGSNIIPINSRIPTILSSTFRGNAAMLSIQGIELVLPALVALLFL from the coding sequence ATGAAACTTATCCTTTTAATACAATTGTGGTGGCTAACTTTGGTCAATACGAAAAGCATTTACCCCGGACCAACGGTGTTAACGGGTAATCAgatatttgaagatgaagtcATCATTGATAATGGTGGTGGGCTAGTACTAAATGATGGTTcagaatatattttcaatGGCGGATATCATGGCGGGAAGCAATGTTCTATTGACATTAATGCCGCTAAAGGTTTACCATTTACCTTAACAACCTCTTCAGATGCAAAGTTATTTGAGAATGGTTGTGTTTtcaaaattagaaatgCTAACACTGGAGCTAAGACAATACAGTCCATAAACTTCAGTCCAattgaattcaaaaatacTAACAAGTTTATCTTGGAACTAGGTCATACCAATTCAGATGCTTCCTCTCGACTGATTTTGGGTTCACCAGAAATTGTTAATAGTGGAGAGATAAGTTATATTTCGACAGGGGTTGAGATAGGCGATTCTAACAATGAAGGTAACCTGTTGAAAATTGGTAGGCCAACAGGTTCTATAAACAATACTGGTAAAATTAGTTTTGATGCTGCCAGCAAGTATTATCTATTTGGGAAAGTATTTGGTCTTGGTGGATCTATTAGTGTTCATAGAGGTACTTTATATGTTGATTCCCTgtcattttcaaatatcaTATACTTGGGATCAAATACAGCTGTTGCATTTAAAAATTCGATTTCTGCCCCGATTACCGTCAGAGGTTTGGAAACATCTTCCGCAATAAGTTCTGCAGGGTCTGATGGTAAGTTCAACTATAATGATAAGACTGGTCTTCTTGTTGTAACTACCAGCGAGGGCTCCTTTATATACAACATAGGTTGTGGATACAAAAGTGAGTTGATTCTGACGTCACAAACCAAAACATGGTACCAAGGCAAGTTGTATGACTATTTTTCTGTCACATTTCACCAGGTGCCACCAACCAACACCATTTGTGTGGAATCATCAAAAGAATTTAGGAGAGTAAAGTCAACCTTACTAGATAAATATGGTGATATCAAAGGCTGGGATATTATGAATCTATTTAAAAGAGATGGTGAAAATGTTTCTCCTGCTAATGCCCCTGCAAACGCACCTGCTAATCCTCCTGCAAACGCACAACCAGACGTAAATGCGCTTGCCAATGCTCCTGCTAATCCTCCTGCAAACGCACCTGCTAATCCTCCTGCTAATGCGCCGGCTAATGCGCCTGCTAATCCTCCTGCTAATGCGCCTGTTAATGCGCCTGCTAATCCTCCTGCAAACGCACAACCAGACGTAAATGCGCCTGCCAATGCGCCTGCTAATGCACCGGCTAATCCTCCTGCAAACGCACCTGCCAATCCTCCTGAAAATCCTCCTGCTAATGCGCCGGCTAATCCTCCTGCAAACGCACCTGCCAATGCTCCTGCTAATGCGCCTGCTAATGCACAACCAGATGTAAATGCGCCTGCTAATCCTCCTGCTAATCCTCCTGCTAATGCGCCTGCTAATCCTCCGGCAAACGCACAACCAGACGTAGATACGCCTGTGAACGCTGCTCCAAACGGACCAGCTAAAAATGGCACATATGTCGGTCCACAACCCAAGCCAAACAAACCTTCTCAAGAAGAACCAAATGCAAACTCTCCAGCTGCCGGTCCAGCAAACCCACAGCCACAAGGTAATACTCCTCCTGTGGTACAGCCTGCAAACAATGACACTTCAAGTAACCCACAGCCTAAACCAGATGTAAACTCAAATGCAAACTCAAATGCAAACTCAAATGCAAACTCAAATGCAAACTCTCCAGCTGCCGGTCCAGCAAACCCACAGCCACAAGGTAATACTCCTCCTGTGGTACAGCCTGCAAACAATGACACTTCAAGTAACCCACAGCCTAAACCAGATGTAAACTCAAATGCAAACTCAAATGCAAACTCTCCGGCTGCCGGTCCAGCAAACCCACAGCCACAAGGTAATACTCCTCCTGTGGTACAGCCTGCAAACAATGACACTTCAAGTAACCCACAGCCTAAACCAGATGTAAACTCAAATGCAAACTCAAATGCAAACTCTCCGGCTGCCGGTCCAGCAAACCCACAGCCACAAGGTAATACTCCTCCTGTGGTACAGCCTGCAAACAATGACACTTCAAATAACCCACAGCCTAAGCCAAACTCACCTTTGGGCAAGCCTCCACACGTTGATACCTCAACTCCGAGTGTCAATTTTCAGCAACCTAGTGTCTATTCTCCTACTGCAAAACCATCTGTCATAAACCGCTTTGCTAACTCCTCAAGCGTTGTTCATCCTGGTATCCAGCCATCCAACATTAATTCCATTGGTAGCCAAGATATTGCAGGTTCTTCTAATGGCTTGTCTTCAAAAAATAGTATAGCAATTGGTAGCCCATTGGCTGTTTTGTCTCCAACTGAAGAGCCATCAATAAGTCAGCGTGTAGTAATAAATCCTGCTTTGTCCTCGTCAGTTAAACTTTCATCTTCCCCTCAAGCCTATATGAATTCATCGAGTACAGTGAGTTCCTCTTCGAAGTCCTCAGTCGAAACTAGtaataatagaaatagCGATAATGGGTATGCTAAACCTTCCAAAGTGAACTCGGGAATACACCTAAACCCATCCAGTCACAACATAGATGATTCTTCAAAGTCAGCATCTGCCTCTCCAAAATCTAGTAAGCCATCGTCTGCATCTTCTAATGTTTCGAAGCCAAATCCAAGTGGTGATAATCGTGTATCTACCATCAATTCAAAGAAAGGAAATGGTCTTTCGAGTAAAGCTACGCCAAGTCCCAAGCCTAATGTTAACAGTTCTCAAGGCGGGAAGGCGGGGCCAGGTAATGGGCATTCGTCCAATAATGttagcaaagaaaatgagaaACCAAGCACTGTGAAATCAAACTCTGGGAAGTCAAATACTGTCAAGCCTACCTCTGGGAAATCGAATACTGGAAAATCGGAAGCTCAAAAACCATCGACAAAGACATTAAGTGGGTCAGCATCACAACCAAAAGCCAATCAAGGTCCTGGGGGTACACAGCCTACTAAAGGTCCTTCTCCAGGATCAAATCCTGCACAGCAGGTGAACGGAGGCTCATTGTCTGGTTCAAACATTATACCAATCAACTCTAGAATCCCAACAATCCTAAGTTCTACGTTCCGTGGTAATGCAGCTATGCTAAGCATTCAAGGTATTGAATTGGTGCTGCCAGCATTAGTTGCCCTACTATTCCTCTAA
- the RPA135 gene encoding DNA-directed RNA polymerase I core subunit RPA135 (CAGL0J01848g~Ortholog(s) have RNA polymerase I activity, role in transcription of nuclear large rRNA transcript from RNA polymerase I promoter and DNA-directed RNA polymerase I complex localization), which produces MSKVIKPPSNARTAHFRTLERENRFKNPPKDKSAYPLLQEAVQPHVGSFNALTEGPDGGLLQRAVEDIGEKVIFDGKSDGSDEISDYLGNKLSISVEQVSIAKPTANDGVMGAAERPVYPSEARQRLTSYRGKILLKLKWSVNDGENVFSEVRDCGGLPIMLQSNRCHLNKMSPHELVQHKEESDELGGYFIINGIEKLIRMLIVQRRNHPMAIIRPSFANRGASYSQYGIQIRSVRPDQTSQTNVLHYLNDGQVTFRFSWRKNEYLIPVVMIMKALVDTSDREIFDGIIGSNTNNSFLTDRLELLLRGFKKRYPQLKNRTQVLQYLGDKFRLVFQASPDKSDYEVGQEVLNRIVLVHLGSNGNMDKFRMLLFMVRKLYSLVAGECCPDNPDATQHQEVLLGGFLYGMILKEKIDEYLQGIVAQVRTDINRGVAINFNEKKYMSRVLMRVNDNIGSKMQYFLSTGNLVSQSGLDLQQVSGYTVVAEKINFYRFISHFRMVHRGSFFAQLKTTTVRKLLPESWGFLCPVHTPDGSPCGLLNHFAHKCRISTTQSDVSKVPELLYSLGVTPASHTFAAGPSLCCVQLDGKIIGWTSHEQGRVIADTLRFWKVEGETPGLPKDLEIGYVPPSSKGQYPGLYIFGGHSRMMRPVRYLPLDKEDIVGPFEQVYMNIAVTPQEIQNNIHTHVEFSPTNILSILANLTPFSDFNQSPRNMYQCQMGKQTMGTPGVALCHRSDNKLYRLQTGQTPIVKANLYDDYGMDNFPNGTNAVVAVISYTGYDMDDAMIINKSADERGFGYGTMYKVEKVDLSLNRSRGDPVTQHFGFGTDEWPKEWLDKLDEDGLPYIGTYVEEGDPICAYFDDTIGKTKIKTYHSSEPAYIEEVNLIGDESNKFQELQTVSIKYRIRRTPQIGDKFSSRHGQKGVCSRKWPTIDMPFSETGIQPDVIINPHAFPSRMTIGMFVESLAGKAGALHGIAQDSTPWIFNEQDTPADYFGEQLLKAGYNYHGNEPMYSGATGEELRCDIYIGVVYYQRLRHMVNDKFQVRSTGPVNSLTMQPVKGRKRHGGIRVGEMERDALIGHGTSFLLQDRLLNSSDYTQAAICRECGSILTTQQTVPRIGAVSSVCCRRCAVKFEDAKKTLFEHEEKTEEKIFIDDSQIWEDGQGQKFVGGNDTTTVAIPFVLKYLDSELSAMGIRLRYNVDPK; this is translated from the coding sequence ATGTCTAAAGTAATCAAGCCTCCTAGCAATGCTAGGACAGCTCATTTTCGTACTTTGGAAAGGGAGAACAGATTCAAGAATCCACCAAAGGACAAGTCTGCCTACCCGCTCCTACAAGAAGCTGTGCAACCACATGTTGGATCATTTAATGCACTAACTGAAGGTCCAGATGGTGGTTTGTTGCAGAGAGCCGTTGAGGATATTGGTGAGAAAGTTATCTTTGATGGTAAGTCCGATGGGTCTGATGAGATCAGCGACTACTTAGGTAACAAGCTGTCTATCAGTGTTGAACAAGTTTCCATCGCCAAGCCAACAGCTAACGATGGTGTTATGGGTGCCGCAGAGAGACCAGTTTACCCATCTGAAGCCAGACAACGTCTTACTTCCTACAGAGGTAAGATTCTATTGAAGCTTAAATGGTCTGTCAATGATGGCGAGAATGTGTTTTCTGAAGTTAGAGACTGTGGTGGTTTGCCAATCATGCTTCAATCAAACAGATGTCATTTGAACAAGATGTCCCCACATGAGTTGGTTCAACACAAGGAAGAATCAGATGAATTAGGTGGttatttcattatcaaTGGTATCGAAAAGCTTATTAGAATGCTAATCGTTCAACGTAGAAATCACCCAATGGCCATCATCAGACCTTCTTTTGCTAACAGAGGTGCTTCTTACTCCCAATACGGTATCCAAATAAGATCTGTTAGACCAGACCAAACTTCTCAAACTAACGTTTTGCATTACTTGAATGATGGTCAAGTCACCTTCAGATTTTCATGGAGAAAGAACGAATATTTAATTCCAGTGGTGATGATTATGAAAGCATTAGTGGACACCAGTGATAGAGAGATTTTCGATGGTATAATCGGTTCGAACACCAACAACTCTTTCTTAACTGATCGTTTGGAATTGTTGCTTCGTGGTTTTAAGAAGAGATATCCACAATTGAAGAACCGTACCCAAGTTTTGCAATATTTGGGAGATAAATTCAGACTGGTTTTCCAAGCTTCTCCAGATAAGTCTGACTATGAAGTCGGTCAAGAAGTTCTAAACCGTATTGTTCTGGTACATCTAGGCAGCAATGGTAACATGGATAAATTCAGAATGTTGCTGTTCATGGTGAGAAAACTTTACTCTCTTGTGGCTGGTGAATGTTGTCCAGATAATCCAGATGCTACTCAGCATCAGGAAGTTTTATTAGGTGGTTTCCTATATGGTATGattttaaaagaaaaaattgatgagTATTTACAAGGTATTGTAGCACAGGTTAGAACTGACATCAATCGTGGTGTAGCGATCaattttaatgaaaaaaagtaCATGTCCAGAGTTTTAATGAGAgttaatgataatattgGTTCAAAAATGCAATACTTTTTGTCAACTGGTAACCTAGTCTCCCAATCTGGTCTTGACTTGCAACAAGTCTCTGGTTATACCGTTGTTGCcgaaaaaattaatttctACCGTTTTATTTCTCATTTCAGAATGGTTCACAGAGGTTCATTCTTTGctcaattgaaaacaaCCACAGTTAGAAAACTGTTACCAGAGTCATGGGGTTTCTTGTGTCCTGTCCACACACCTGATGGTTCTCCATGTGGTCTTTTGAACCATTTTGCTCACAAGTGTCGTATTTCTACCACACAATCAGATGTCTCTAAGGTACCCGAACTGTTGTACTCCTTGGGTGTTACTCCAGCTTCTCATACATTTGCAGCTGGTCCATCCTTGTGTTGTGTTCAGTTGGATGGTAAGATCATTGGTTGGACGTCGCATGAACAAGGTAGGGTTATTGCCGATACTCTAAGATTTTGGAAGGTCGAAGGAGAGACTCCAGGCTTGCCTAAAGATTTGGAAATTGGTTATGTCCCACCTTCCAGTAAGGGTCAATATCCAGGTTTGTACATATTTGGAGGTCATTCTAGAATGATGCGTCCAGTACGTTATTTGCCATTGGATAAGGAAGATATTGTTGGGCCATTTGAACAAGTTTATATGAACATTGCTGTTACACCACAAGAAATCCAAAACAACATTCACACCCATGTTGAGTTCAGTCCAACTAATATTCTATCCATCTTGGCCAACTTGACACCATTTTCTGATTTCAACCAGTCTCCAAGAAATATGTACCAATGTCAAATGGGTAAGCAAACTATGGGTACTCCTGGTGTTGCACTATGTCACCGTTCCGATAACAAACTTTATAGATTACAAACTGGTCAAACTCCAATTGTGAAGGCTAACTTGTACGATGATTATGGTATGGATAACTTCCCAAATGGTACTAACGCTGTGGTTGCGGTTATTTCATACACAGGTTACGATATGGATGATGCGATGATTATCAACAAATCTGCTGACGAGAGAGGTTTTGGTTACGGTACTATGTATAAAGTCGAGAAGGTTGATCTATCCCTCAACAGAAGTCGTGGTGACCCTGTTACACAACACTTCGGTTTTGGTACTGATGAATGGCCAAAGGAGTGGCTGGATAAGTTAGACGAGGATGGTTTGCCATACATTGGTACGTATGTCGAAGAAGGTGACCCTATCTGTGCGTACTTTGACGATACCATTGGTAAGACCAAGATAAAGACGTACCACTCTTCGGAGCCAGCTTACATTGAGGAAGTCAACTTGATTGGTGACGAATCCAACAAGTTCCAAGAGTTGCAAACTGTGTCTATCAAGTACCGTATTAGGAGAACACCACAGATTGGTGACAAGTTTTCGTCTAGACACGGTCAAAAGGGTGTTTGTTCCCGTAAGTGGCCAACTATTGACATGCCTTTCAGCGAAACGGGTATCCAGCCGGACGTCATCATCAACCCTCACGCTTTCCCATCTCGTATGACCATTGGTATGTTTGTCGAGTCTCTAGCTGGTAAGGCCGGTGCGTTGCATGGTATTGCTCAGGACTCCACGCCATGGATCTTCAACGAGCAGGACACCCCAGCTGACTACTTCGGTGAGCAACTGCTGAAGGCAGGTTACAACTACCACGGTAACGAGCCGATGTACTCTGGTGCCACTGGTGAGGAGTTGCGGTGCGATATCTACATAGGTGTGGTCTACTACCAGAGGCTGCGTCACATGGTTAACGATAAGTTCCAAGTGCGTTCCACTGGTCCGGTGAACAGCTTGACCATGCAGCCCGTGAAGGGTAGGAAGAGACACGGTGGTATCCGTGTCGGTGAGATGGAGAGAGACGCGCTGATCGGCCACGGTACCTCGTTCCTGCTGCAGGACCGTCTGCTGAACTCCTCAGACTACACACAGGCCGCTATATGTCGCGAGTGTGGCTCGATACTGACCACGCAGCAGACCGTGCCCCGTATCGGAGCGGTGTCGTCGGTGTGCTGCCGCCGTTGCGCAGTCAAGTTCGAAGACGCAAAGAAGACGCTGTTCGAGCACGAGGAGAAGACAGAGGAGAAGATATTCATCGACGACTCGCAGATATGGGAGGACGGCCAGGGCCAGAAGTTCGTGGGCGGTAACGACACCACCACGGTGGCCATCCCATTTGTGCTGAAGTACCTCGACTCCGAGCTGAGCGCCATGGGTATCAGGCTGCGCTACAACGTCGACCCAAAGTAA